The following coding sequences lie in one Thermodesulforhabdaceae bacterium genomic window:
- a CDS encoding MogA/MoaB family molybdenum cofactor biosynthesis protein: MWKAAVVTVSDRCFAGFRDDLTGYRLREVLAQEGYDVVDVKIVPDEIDKIAEILQFLCDVVHCDLVVTNGGTGVSPRDVTPEATKKVIDREVPGMAEAMRYESLKKTPNAMLSRAVVGIRGQSLIINLPGSPGGALENFTAIKAAIPHALEKIHGDPSECASLKNK; this comes from the coding sequence ATGTGGAAAGCAGCCGTTGTAACCGTTAGTGATCGATGTTTTGCCGGATTCAGGGATGATCTTACAGGATATAGACTCCGTGAAGTGCTTGCGCAGGAAGGGTATGATGTTGTTGATGTAAAAATTGTTCCTGATGAGATCGATAAGATTGCTGAAATCCTGCAGTTTTTGTGCGATGTTGTGCATTGTGATCTTGTGGTAACAAATGGTGGGACCGGTGTAAGCCCAAGGGATGTAACTCCTGAGGCTACAAAAAAGGTGATTGACCGTGAAGTTCCGGGAATGGCAGAGGCTATGAGATACGAAAGCCTTAAGAAAACCCCCAATGCTATGCTTTCTCGCGCAGTGGTGGGGATAAGGGGACAAAGCCTCATCATTAATCTTCCGGGAAGTCCAGGGGGAGCTTTGGAAAATTTTACGGCCATCAAAGCCGCTATTCCTCACGCTCTTGAAAAAATCCACGGCGATCCATCAGAATGCGCTTCTTTAAAAAATAAATAG
- a CDS encoding Mut7-C RNAse domain-containing protein — METRQDESKYRFVVDTMLGKMAKWLRIMGWDTIVAPLKTPDQIKSHVRDGRTVITRARKWHKIKGVVCLTANNTDEQLRELFSILNLGYDPDLFLARCVYCNQELSECSREYAHGKVPEYVWNTVREFFTCPSCGKIYWQGTHVSRMYDHIKNWLNIEITKKGGIDHDG; from the coding sequence ATGGAAACAAGACAGGACGAGAGCAAATATCGTTTTGTTGTGGACACCATGCTGGGCAAGATGGCAAAGTGGTTAAGAATAATGGGATGGGATACTATTGTGGCACCACTTAAGACCCCGGATCAAATAAAAAGTCATGTCAGGGATGGGCGCACAGTGATAACTCGAGCGCGAAAGTGGCATAAAATAAAAGGAGTAGTATGCCTTACAGCAAATAATACGGACGAGCAGTTAAGAGAACTCTTTTCCATACTCAACCTTGGATACGATCCCGATCTTTTTCTGGCAAGATGTGTCTATTGCAACCAGGAACTCAGTGAATGCTCGAGAGAGTATGCTCATGGAAAGGTGCCGGAGTATGTCTGGAATACGGTCCGAGAATTCTTCACTTGCCCGTCCTGTGGAAAGATTTACTGGCAGGGAACTCATGTATCTCGTATGTATGATCATATCAAAAATTGGCTGAATATAGAAATAACCAAAAAAGGAGGAATTGATCATGATGGATAA
- a CDS encoding lipoprotein insertase outer membrane protein LolB, producing MLKQIKIRNAIILILCIILEVGCATFRSKEKTDDFFYRASDVIEKRCAYWQSFEAQFSLKVNAPRDPNRYILLYYQNHEFLRLDLISLWGNTIAVIVVKPKEATIWIPAKKTLYKASNVGNLLEKLAGIEGRIIDVLPVVTGCISNQPGRSFRVLSTKSQGLDLEGLKIKQIDRIWQIDYSPPFSLSPAENLPKTIHIHTSDLDINLELQKINKRDLIPNSRFEVSYPQETSIIEL from the coding sequence ATGTTGAAACAAATTAAAATTCGAAATGCAATTATATTGATTTTGTGCATAATTCTGGAAGTAGGATGCGCAACATTTCGCTCGAAAGAAAAGACTGATGATTTTTTCTACAGAGCCAGCGATGTTATAGAAAAGAGGTGTGCTTACTGGCAAAGCTTTGAAGCTCAATTCTCTCTTAAGGTTAATGCTCCCCGTGACCCTAACCGTTATATATTATTATATTATCAAAATCATGAGTTCCTAAGACTTGATCTCATATCACTTTGGGGAAATACTATAGCCGTCATTGTTGTAAAACCAAAAGAAGCAACTATATGGATTCCCGCTAAAAAAACATTATACAAAGCATCTAATGTCGGCAACTTGCTTGAAAAACTTGCTGGTATTGAGGGTCGAATTATAGATGTTTTGCCTGTGGTAACAGGTTGTATATCAAATCAACCTGGACGATCTTTTAGAGTTTTATCTACAAAAAGCCAGGGATTGGACCTTGAGGGTCTTAAAATTAAACAAATCGATCGAATCTGGCAAATTGACTATTCTCCACCCTTTTCTTTATCTCCCGCCGAAAATTTACCAAAAACGATCCATATTCACACGTCAGATCTTGATATTAATCTTGAATTGCAAAAGATTAACAAGCGAGATTTAATTCCTAACAGCAGGTTTGAAGTTTCATATCCCCAGGAAACATCAATTATTGAATTATAA
- a CDS encoding tetratricopeptide repeat protein has product MKKPFIAVFLCLLFLWSCSTLQTSSRETNTKQPPTFTSAPFYYAYLKAQKLLGEDKIAEAIAAYEEALKGDPQSVTILSELAFLYVRQGQYDKALTYMEKAYKIDPANQEILVLLGRLYASTNQKSQAIDVFEKALTYYPDAPEIYLLLGTLYAQVGDFGKAVTTLDRLTELLPDNPLAYYYKARIFLEMKYYDYAELTYKKALDIDPFFLEAMSDLAYLYELRNSYKKADDMYKKMILIDPENPEVIERAGNFYMRQGKLNEALKLFEKLSSLNKKDLQNRLKIGIIHLKQKSYQKAIEDFSQLLKEEPKYDQALFYLATTYEEEGNIDQAIVNYRLISRESSLWKLSQVRLALLFVKKKDYTSAVNILKEAIATYPDIPEFHLYLGMVYEDNGQLDEALRVFKEGVARFPKDTDFMYRKGVVLDKMGKKDEALQVMKNILIIDPESPEALNYVGYTYAEQGIMLDEAERYIKKALEKSPQDGYILDSMAWVYYKMGKYRKALEYMEKALKFAPDDPIIADHAGDIYRALGMRKKALELYQRAIDLGHDKAAEVEKKIRELIGNVETN; this is encoded by the coding sequence ATGAAAAAACCTTTTATTGCAGTCTTTCTTTGTTTGTTATTTCTATGGTCCTGCTCCACTTTACAAACATCTTCCAGAGAAACCAACACCAAACAGCCACCAACTTTTACCTCAGCTCCTTTCTACTACGCTTACTTGAAAGCTCAAAAGCTTCTTGGTGAAGACAAGATAGCCGAAGCTATTGCGGCCTACGAAGAAGCTCTCAAAGGGGATCCCCAATCGGTGACCATTTTGAGCGAACTCGCTTTTCTCTACGTCCGTCAAGGTCAATATGATAAAGCTCTAACCTACATGGAAAAAGCCTACAAAATCGATCCAGCCAATCAAGAAATCCTGGTTCTTCTTGGTAGGCTATATGCCAGCACGAACCAAAAAAGCCAGGCAATCGATGTATTCGAGAAAGCTCTCACCTATTACCCCGATGCCCCGGAAATTTACCTCCTTTTGGGAACTCTTTATGCTCAAGTGGGAGATTTCGGCAAAGCCGTCACAACTCTTGATAGACTAACAGAACTTCTTCCTGACAATCCCTTGGCCTATTACTATAAAGCCAGAATATTCCTTGAAATGAAATATTACGACTACGCCGAGCTTACCTACAAAAAAGCTCTCGATATAGACCCATTCTTTCTGGAAGCCATGAGTGATTTGGCTTACCTTTACGAACTTCGAAATTCCTATAAAAAAGCTGATGATATGTATAAGAAGATGATTCTTATCGATCCTGAAAACCCGGAAGTAATTGAGCGTGCCGGTAACTTTTACATGAGACAGGGCAAACTCAATGAAGCTTTGAAACTCTTTGAAAAGCTTTCTTCTCTCAACAAAAAAGATCTTCAAAATAGGCTCAAAATAGGAATAATCCACCTAAAGCAAAAAAGTTATCAAAAAGCTATAGAAGATTTTTCTCAACTTCTTAAAGAAGAGCCCAAATACGACCAAGCATTATTTTACCTGGCCACTACATACGAAGAGGAAGGAAACATTGACCAGGCTATTGTTAATTATCGTCTAATTTCTCGGGAAAGTTCGCTCTGGAAGCTTTCTCAAGTCAGGCTCGCTTTGCTCTTTGTGAAAAAGAAAGACTACACTTCAGCTGTAAATATTCTCAAAGAAGCCATAGCAACATACCCTGATATTCCTGAATTTCACCTGTATCTTGGAATGGTTTATGAGGACAACGGGCAGTTAGATGAAGCCTTACGGGTGTTCAAAGAAGGGGTGGCCAGGTTTCCAAAAGACACGGACTTCATGTATCGAAAAGGGGTAGTGCTAGACAAAATGGGTAAAAAAGACGAAGCCCTGCAGGTTATGAAAAACATTTTAATTATTGATCCGGAAAGCCCTGAAGCACTAAACTATGTAGGCTATACCTATGCTGAACAGGGTATAATGCTTGATGAAGCGGAACGATATATAAAGAAGGCTTTGGAGAAATCGCCCCAGGATGGATACATTCTAGATAGTATGGCGTGGGTTTATTACAAAATGGGAAAATATCGAAAAGCTCTGGAATATATGGAAAAAGCTCTTAAATTCGCTCCAGATGATCCAATTATCGCCGATCACGCTGGCGATATATACAGGGCTTTAGGAATGAGGAAAAAGGCGCTTGAATTATACCAACGTGCTATTGATTTAGGTCATGACAAGGCTGCGGAAGTTGAAAAAAAGATACGAGAGCTTATAGGCAATGTTGAAACAAATTAA
- a CDS encoding HD-GYP domain-containing protein — translation MIFRRDKKLVRRRVNPGQLKKGMLVEIPLPWFRHPFWRSRFVIKEDSQIEKIKALDIPFVFVLSSEAHKKNDLKVFNEKDMHTKEVHLPEIPSPSSPSHSHHFVEDQDQEKISSAKLYLIKYQKCEKAYEQTISQVKTLLNGLLFFSEESLKDAQNMMRKMVDTLINDPSTMLFLINAKKKQEEVFHHALNTCILSLLLARAENLPPEDIFTIGLGALFHDIGKLKIPKTLILKTQPLTKSEKSFLQLHPQFGLEIVSKISSFPEEPKQIIGEHHETLDGKGYPKGLRGDKIGIATRIVSIVNIYDNLCNPPVLEKAMTPYHALAFMYKKLNEKLDKRLMELFIRILGVYPPGTIVKLSSGSVGIVVSKSPNQPHKPLVMLYNPDVPPSKAPVISLEEEPSLDIEQTIHPSSLPQEVFVYLNPPLRIAYMADSFAKD, via the coding sequence ATGATATTTAGACGTGATAAAAAATTAGTACGTCGTCGAGTAAATCCCGGTCAGCTTAAAAAAGGGATGTTGGTAGAAATTCCTTTGCCTTGGTTTCGACATCCTTTCTGGCGTTCCAGGTTTGTAATCAAGGAAGACTCTCAGATAGAAAAAATCAAAGCTCTCGATATTCCATTTGTTTTCGTGTTAAGCTCAGAGGCTCATAAAAAAAACGATCTAAAAGTGTTCAATGAAAAAGACATGCACACTAAGGAGGTTCATCTACCAGAGATACCATCACCATCGTCGCCATCTCATTCGCATCACTTTGTAGAAGATCAAGATCAGGAAAAGATTTCCTCTGCTAAACTTTATCTCATAAAATACCAAAAATGCGAAAAAGCCTATGAGCAGACTATTAGCCAAGTTAAGACCCTTCTTAACGGTTTGCTTTTCTTTTCTGAAGAATCCCTTAAAGACGCTCAAAACATGATGAGAAAAATGGTGGATACACTGATTAATGACCCTAGCACAATGCTTTTCCTTATAAATGCGAAGAAAAAACAAGAAGAAGTATTCCATCATGCTTTGAACACTTGTATTTTAAGTCTTCTTCTTGCTCGAGCTGAGAATTTACCACCGGAGGATATTTTTACCATAGGGCTGGGTGCCCTGTTTCATGACATAGGAAAACTAAAAATTCCCAAAACTCTCATTCTAAAAACTCAGCCACTCACAAAATCAGAGAAGTCCTTTTTACAGCTACATCCTCAATTCGGACTAGAAATTGTTTCCAAGATTTCATCCTTTCCAGAAGAACCAAAGCAAATAATAGGAGAACATCACGAAACTCTGGATGGCAAAGGCTATCCAAAGGGACTAAGAGGCGATAAAATCGGAATTGCAACCAGGATAGTAAGCATAGTTAATATTTACGATAACCTCTGCAATCCGCCGGTCTTAGAAAAAGCCATGACCCCATATCACGCTCTGGCATTTATGTATAAAAAGCTTAATGAAAAACTTGATAAAAGACTAATGGAACTTTTTATAAGAATACTTGGTGTATATCCTCCTGGAACCATTGTAAAGCTATCCAGCGGTTCCGTAGGTATTGTAGTTTCCAAGTCGCCAAATCAACCCCACAAACCACTCGTAATGTTATATAATCCGGACGTCCCCCCATCTAAAGCCCCGGTAATCTCTCTGGAAGAGGAACCATCTTTAGACATTGAACAAACTATCCATCCGTCATCTCTACCTCAGGAAGTCTTCGTCTATCTTAATCCTCCGTTAAGAATCGCTTACATGGCAGATTCCTTTGCGAAAGACTGA
- the pyrF gene encoding orotidine-5'-phosphate decarboxylase — MKSIPPEERLILALDVPTKEDALNIVARLGGYVRFFKIGLQLFMASHFYMVDWLGDKGFNVFLDLKLYDIPNTVIQALSIISQHPVSLTTLHAERSILKAGVEATQGKPGILAVTVLTSMDPGDFEAEHGKSVEKAVIDRTKIAIETGCAGVIASGKEAPIIRRNCGKDFLIVTPGIRPKFSEEKDDQKRTVTAFDAIQNGADYIVVGRPILKAPDPKKVVKELVQEIEDAMKE; from the coding sequence ATGAAATCTATACCACCAGAAGAAAGATTGATTCTGGCTTTAGATGTGCCTACAAAGGAAGACGCTTTAAACATTGTGGCTCGGCTCGGTGGATATGTTCGATTTTTCAAAATCGGACTTCAACTCTTCATGGCAAGTCATTTTTATATGGTTGATTGGTTGGGCGATAAAGGATTCAATGTTTTTCTAGATTTGAAGCTTTATGATATTCCTAACACGGTGATACAGGCTTTATCAATTATTTCCCAGCATCCTGTAAGTTTAACAACACTTCATGCTGAGCGTTCAATCCTAAAGGCTGGAGTTGAAGCCACTCAAGGCAAACCAGGCATATTAGCTGTTACTGTTCTTACCAGCATGGATCCGGGGGATTTTGAAGCCGAGCATGGAAAAAGCGTTGAAAAAGCGGTGATAGATAGAACAAAGATAGCAATAGAAACCGGATGCGCTGGCGTAATAGCTTCTGGCAAGGAAGCTCCGATTATACGTCGAAACTGTGGGAAAGATTTTTTAATTGTGACTCCTGGTATCAGACCTAAATTTTCAGAAGAAAAAGATGATCAGAAAAGAACCGTTACAGCTTTTGATGCAATTCAAAATGGAGCCGATTATATTGTTGTAGGAAGACCAATACTTAAAGCGCCCGATCCTAAAAAAGTGGTTAAAGAACTTGTGCAAGAAATAGAGGACGCTATGAAGGAATGA
- the lpxB gene encoding lipid-A-disaccharide synthase produces MKIFISAGDLSGELYGVEILKGLKSLFPKSDFFSLTKGLISEAGAIPISSVSNIGVVGATEVFSESRKLYKLIAAIFKFFNSTPPHAVILIDFPDVNLHIVARLAKIKGARILYFIPPQIWAWRFSRIKLLKRLIDDMVVILPFEETLYKSMGINKVSYFGHPLLDKIQEKPVSPKIEQTITIGILPGSRLSELRHHIPIVNEVAKRLKLIYPRIRFLLPVAPGMEKMISDFDIFPSIQPISGSKFQSVTQEVLSQCHCTLVASGTATLEAALLEVPMIVFYRVSSVSAWIGKRLIKVPFVSLPNLIAGKSIIPEFIQHFDIEDLVGAMKSLIEDSYKVHNLSPTSPWNCQKQALRGIRSKLGNPPIMPRIVNHIGAFLEGN; encoded by the coding sequence GTGAAGATATTTATCTCTGCTGGTGACCTTTCTGGAGAACTCTATGGAGTTGAGATTCTAAAAGGGCTTAAAAGCCTGTTTCCAAAATCGGATTTCTTTTCTCTAACAAAGGGTCTCATATCAGAAGCCGGGGCTATTCCCATTAGCTCGGTATCAAACATAGGGGTGGTAGGAGCTACAGAAGTCTTCAGTGAATCTAGAAAACTATACAAGCTTATAGCAGCTATTTTTAAGTTTTTTAATAGCACCCCTCCTCATGCCGTGATTTTAATAGATTTTCCAGACGTAAATCTCCACATTGTAGCTCGACTTGCAAAAATAAAAGGAGCTCGAATTCTGTATTTTATACCCCCACAGATTTGGGCATGGAGATTTTCTAGAATAAAGCTTTTGAAACGGTTAATTGACGACATGGTGGTTATACTACCCTTTGAGGAGACCTTATATAAATCCATGGGGATCAATAAGGTATCTTATTTTGGACATCCCTTGTTGGATAAGATTCAGGAAAAGCCTGTTTCACCAAAAATTGAACAAACAATAACTATAGGAATACTCCCAGGAAGCAGACTTTCTGAACTGCGACATCATATACCGATCGTAAATGAAGTTGCAAAAAGACTTAAGTTGATATATCCTAGGATTCGCTTTCTTCTGCCTGTGGCTCCTGGAATGGAAAAGATGATTTCCGATTTTGACATCTTTCCATCAATACAACCTATTAGTGGCTCAAAATTTCAGAGCGTTACACAGGAAGTGCTAAGCCAATGTCACTGCACTTTGGTAGCTTCAGGCACGGCAACTCTCGAGGCAGCTCTCTTAGAAGTGCCGATGATCGTTTTTTACAGGGTTTCTTCAGTAAGCGCTTGGATTGGTAAAAGGCTTATTAAAGTACCTTTTGTTTCTCTGCCTAATTTAATAGCAGGAAAGAGTATAATTCCGGAATTCATTCAACACTTTGACATAGAAGATCTTGTCGGTGCTATGAAGTCTCTCATTGAAGACTCATATAAGGTTCATAACCTGAGCCCGACTTCACCCTGGAACTGTCAAAAGCAAGCTTTAAGGGGAATCAGAAGCAAGCTTGGAAATCCGCCAATCATGCCTCGGATTGTTAATCATATCGGTGCTTTTCTTGAAGGAAACTAA
- the lpxI gene encoding UDP-2,3-diacylglucosamine diphosphatase LpxI (LpxI, functionally equivalent to LpxH, replaces it in LPS biosynthesis in a minority of bacteria.), translated as MGKEPFADTFMKQNCESLNYYVGLIAGGGQFPILFSKAAREKGFSVVAIGIEGETSEELSRYVDQFHWVKLGEVGKIISILKESGVHRLALAGHIDKRRIYSRIKLDWRGARLAMKLLTKHDDEVLRAFAEELEKEGITVEPSTIFLNHLLAPEGVLSHRTPGHRECKDIAFGWKMAKTIGSLDIGQCVVVKHQTVLAVEAIDGTDATIIRGGELCDKGAVVVKTSKPGQDLRFDVPATGLSTIEAMKKVGASVLAVEAGKTLMFDLDAMIEEADRAGIAIVGIKGPETLENLRAARKTTIKNLIAKVTTLGTKSEKTNSEASMKNIRIAVVGTGYLGQFHVEKLLKLPHVDFKGVVDTNENRAKFIAERFKVPYFSSHREILNQVEAVIVATPTVSHFDIGRDFIEAGVHVFIEKPMTLNLDEADQLIELAEKRGCIIQVGHIERFNPAFRTLKAQIESPSFIHARRLSQFKERGTDVDVVMDLMIHDLDLLFALVPHQISELWAVGKSIVTNFSDTAFARIVFSNGVVAYLEASRVFSQDIRRMDIVDNGRCLVADYKNREVYEVPLKPYENQGNSNILRFLDVEPGDALLEELQSFVESIRSGSKPLVDGQTARKALAVAMEISKFIAKSSADYKQ; from the coding sequence ATGGGAAAAGAACCGTTTGCTGACACATTTATGAAACAAAATTGTGAATCCCTGAATTATTATGTTGGACTGATTGCAGGGGGAGGACAATTCCCTATTCTTTTTTCTAAAGCCGCCAGAGAAAAAGGCTTCTCTGTAGTTGCAATTGGCATCGAAGGTGAAACCAGCGAAGAACTATCTCGGTATGTGGATCAATTCCACTGGGTGAAGCTTGGAGAGGTAGGAAAGATCATAAGCATATTGAAAGAATCAGGAGTTCACCGACTGGCACTTGCCGGTCACATTGATAAAAGGCGAATATATTCTCGCATCAAACTTGATTGGCGTGGCGCTCGTCTTGCCATGAAACTCCTCACCAAGCACGATGATGAGGTCTTAAGAGCTTTCGCAGAAGAGCTAGAAAAAGAAGGAATTACTGTTGAACCATCAACTATCTTCCTCAATCATTTACTGGCTCCAGAAGGAGTTCTTTCCCATAGAACACCTGGACATCGCGAGTGCAAGGACATCGCCTTTGGATGGAAAATGGCGAAAACCATAGGTTCGCTGGATATCGGACAATGCGTTGTTGTAAAACATCAAACCGTGTTAGCTGTAGAAGCAATAGATGGCACGGATGCCACTATAATAAGAGGTGGAGAGCTGTGTGACAAAGGAGCGGTTGTGGTCAAGACGAGTAAGCCAGGTCAAGATTTGCGTTTTGATGTGCCAGCTACAGGCTTAAGCACTATTGAAGCCATGAAAAAAGTTGGAGCATCCGTGCTAGCCGTGGAAGCTGGTAAAACTCTTATGTTTGACCTTGACGCTATGATTGAAGAAGCTGATCGAGCAGGTATTGCAATAGTGGGAATAAAAGGACCCGAGACTTTGGAAAACCTTAGAGCGGCAAGAAAAACCACAATTAAAAACCTTATCGCAAAAGTTACCACCTTAGGCACCAAGAGCGAAAAAACAAATTCAGAAGCATCAATGAAAAACATCAGAATAGCTGTGGTGGGAACGGGATACCTTGGACAGTTTCATGTGGAAAAGCTACTTAAGTTACCTCACGTAGATTTCAAAGGCGTGGTAGATACTAATGAAAACAGAGCAAAGTTCATAGCCGAGCGGTTTAAAGTTCCTTATTTTTCATCTCATAGAGAAATTCTTAATCAGGTTGAAGCAGTCATTGTAGCTACGCCCACTGTAAGTCATTTTGATATAGGAAGAGATTTCATTGAAGCTGGAGTTCACGTGTTTATAGAAAAACCGATGACCCTTAACCTGGACGAAGCCGACCAACTCATTGAACTAGCCGAAAAAAGGGGCTGTATTATTCAGGTTGGGCATATCGAGCGATTTAATCCGGCATTTCGTACTCTAAAAGCACAGATTGAATCTCCATCGTTCATACATGCCAGGCGCTTAAGCCAATTTAAGGAACGAGGGACAGACGTTGATGTTGTAATGGATCTTATGATCCACGATCTCGATCTTCTATTTGCCCTTGTGCCTCACCAAATTTCAGAATTGTGGGCGGTTGGAAAATCCATCGTGACAAACTTTTCAGATACCGCCTTTGCTCGTATAGTCTTTTCCAATGGCGTTGTAGCTTACCTGGAAGCTAGTCGAGTCTTCAGCCAGGACATTCGTAGAATGGATATTGTAGATAATGGTCGATGCCTGGTGGCAGATTACAAAAACCGTGAAGTTTACGAAGTGCCATTAAAACCTTATGAAAACCAGGGGAATTCTAATATTCTCAGGTTCTTGGACGTTGAGCCTGGTGATGCCCTCTTGGAAGAACTCCAAAGCTTTGTAGAATCAATCAGGTCTGGATCTAAACCCCTAGTAGATGGTCAGACGGCAAGGAAAGCCCTGGCTGTAGCCATGGAAATTTCCAAATTTATTGCCAAGTCTAGTGCGGATTATAAGCAGTGA
- the lpxA gene encoding acyl-ACP--UDP-N-acetylglucosamine O-acyltransferase, whose product MIQIHPTAIIHDGAEIGEGTVVEPYAIIGPKVILGRRNRVGAHAVIDGNTKIGDNNVIFPFVSIGLPPQDLTYKGEPTEVIIGDRNVIREGVTIHRGTARGTGVTRIGNDNYLMAYSHVAHDCSIGNHVIMANCASLAGHVVIDDYAVLGGLTGAHQFVRIGKYAFIGGLSGIFMDIPPFMIAAGNRAKLYGPNIVGLKRAGFPQETTLAIKRAYKILFRSGLTLKAAIQRIRSEVILCKEIEELIAFVEAPSKRGITR is encoded by the coding sequence GTGATTCAAATTCATCCAACTGCAATAATCCACGACGGTGCAGAAATAGGTGAAGGAACTGTTGTTGAACCTTATGCCATAATAGGACCTAAGGTTATCCTAGGAAGAAGAAACCGAGTGGGGGCTCATGCGGTTATCGATGGCAATACAAAGATTGGGGACAACAACGTTATATTCCCGTTCGTTTCTATAGGGCTACCTCCTCAGGATTTAACTTACAAAGGCGAACCTACGGAAGTTATTATCGGCGACAGAAATGTCATTAGAGAAGGCGTGACCATCCACAGAGGTACAGCCCGAGGAACTGGTGTTACTCGAATCGGCAATGACAACTACTTGATGGCTTACTCCCACGTAGCTCACGACTGTTCCATAGGAAACCATGTTATTATGGCAAATTGTGCATCCCTTGCAGGGCACGTGGTAATTGACGATTATGCTGTTCTTGGAGGACTTACCGGCGCGCATCAGTTTGTGCGAATAGGAAAATATGCTTTCATTGGGGGATTAAGTGGAATTTTCATGGACATTCCTCCATTCATGATAGCTGCTGGCAACCGTGCAAAGCTCTACGGCCCAAATATTGTGGGGCTAAAGCGGGCAGGTTTTCCTCAAGAGACTACTCTAGCTATCAAACGCGCTTACAAAATTTTGTTTCGTTCGGGTCTTACTTTAAAAGCTGCTATTCAGAGAATACGCAGCGAAGTAATTCTTTGTAAAGAGATTGAGGAGCTAATAGCCTTTGTGGAAGCACCATCTAAAAGAGGCATTACACGATAA
- the fabZ gene encoding 3-hydroxyacyl-ACP dehydratase FabZ, with protein MTKDVKWVQSILPHRYPFLMVDRIINVSTEEVVGIKNVTINEPYFQGHFPDEPIMPGVLILEALAQLGGVLISAIKGEEKEQRGYFAGIDNARFRKPVRPGDQIILRVSLLKHRGDLFKLKGVATVDDEIAAEGEFLIALKKPFEAQF; from the coding sequence ATGACCAAGGACGTTAAATGGGTTCAATCAATACTACCGCACAGATACCCTTTTCTTATGGTGGATCGAATAATCAACGTATCCACCGAAGAGGTTGTGGGCATAAAAAACGTGACCATTAACGAACCATACTTTCAGGGACATTTTCCGGACGAACCCATCATGCCCGGAGTTCTTATACTAGAAGCTCTGGCTCAACTCGGAGGTGTTTTAATCAGCGCCATCAAAGGTGAAGAAAAGGAACAGAGAGGCTACTTTGCCGGTATTGATAACGCTAGGTTCAGAAAACCCGTAAGACCGGGTGATCAAATCATACTTAGAGTGTCTCTGTTAAAGCACCGAGGTGATCTCTTCAAATTAAAAGGCGTAGCAACGGTTGATGATGAAATAGCTGCAGAGGGAGAGTTTTTAATCGCACTGAAAAAACCTTTTGAAGCCCAGTTTTAG